Part of the Venturia canescens isolate UGA chromosome 2, ASM1945775v1, whole genome shotgun sequence genome is shown below.
CGCTTACTCGAACGCCCATACCCGAATGCATCTCGGTAAGCCCTGTCCGCCTTTGCCCGGTAGTCCACCGGGCCTCCTCGAGGAACGTTTTCCACTCGGTATTACCAACGGTGCAGCCTGGTATTCGGTATCCGGTGGTATGCAAGATTACAATTATCTCCATAGCAACGATTTCGAGATAACCCTAGAGCTCGGATGTACGAAATATCCTCGAGCCGAGGAATTGCCAAATTTGTGGCTCGAAAATCGAGAAGCCCTCCTCGTTCTCATCGAAATGGCAAGTATATATGTCCTACGCCATAAACCAAATATAAGGAGGctattcaaatttatttgtttgtttgttttaattATATTGCGGGGTATGACTTTGTGTGCGTACGCGCACAGTCGAGAAAGGGTGTTCACGGGCTTGTGCGCTCCTCAATCGGTAATCCGATCCCTCGTGCCAGAATAACCGTCGAAGGTATAGATCACGATATTTATACAGCGAGTCAGGGTGATTACTGGCGTCTATTGTTACCCGGAAATTACAACGTGACCGCGAGCGCTTTCGGCTACGAAGCCTCTACCCGAGCAATCACCGTACCGGAGGCTGGTTCGCGCGAGGCTACTCTCGACTTTACTTTGATGCGCGACGACAACGACCATTGGTAACGTATTATTTATTCGACAACCcgacatttttatcatttattttgattCGTCTTGTTCGCGTTTATGCCGAAACCGCAGGTCTTCCGCGTATGATTTCCGTCAGACGATCAACATGAGAAACGGATACCTACAAAATTCTGAATTGAACGCGCGTCTGAGCGAGTTGGAAAATCGAAACCCGGAAACGGCAGAATTCAAGGCCGGTGATTCATTGATCAGCATGGCTATTCATTCTTTAAAAGTAACTCACTCGGTAAGTAGGATAATAGGATAATAATCCTCTCCGCATCGGGAAGAAGTCGCAGCGCGCTTTTTAtatcgtgtgtgtgtgtgtgtgtgtgtgtgtgtgtgttgtgaCAGATGGGCGCTCCGGAAGAGAAGAAATTTCATATTGCGCTGATCGGTGGGCTGTACGCTTCTCAACCGATAGGACGAGAAATGATTTTGAGAATGGCGACTCATCTGCTGACGGGAGATCGTATCGGCGATCCACCGATAATGAAGCTACTCGATAACGCGGTTCTTCACTTTATACCCGGTCTCGatccaaattttcatcgtgTCCCGGACCATTGTAACCCCCTCGTTGTTAACGACGAggttggaaaaatattgatcaGCCAGGAGGACGAGGATGCCGAGGGTCTCGACGCGGTTACCAATAGCTTTCGAAGACTTTTACGAAACGAGGCTTTCGATGGGATTGTTACTTTTTCCGGTGGAAAAATAGCGGTCGGGTAAATAATGCATGGGTAATTTGCATTAGGGGGAATTTCAATGGCGGCGAGTATAGGGATATTAATACGGATAATTATTGCGTTCTCTCTCCACGGACAGGCATACGGAAAGCAAAGGGGAGAACGAGAATGTGTTTAGGGCGATGGCAGCGAGCTATCGATCGCAAatgtcgatgaaaaaatgtcaactaCCGAACAACGATTCGTTACTCCTGGCAAATTATATAAAACGAAAGTACGATATACCTGTGGTAAGTGGGCTATAAAAATACAAGTGCAGGCTGCGCGGCCGCGTATAAAGTCATTTAATCGGCTTCTTATTTCAGATCGATCTGTCGCTCACCTGTTGCAAATATCCACCGGGCGATATGATATCAACTATTTGGCGTGAGAATTTGGTACCGTTGAAGGATTTGCTTATGAAACTCGGAACCGGTGTCATAGCCGTAATACAGAGTGCTCGAGGTGAACCGTTGCGCGATGCCAAAGTACGAATTGAATCGAGCACGTACCGAGTATCGGGGAACATGGCTTATTTCAAAAAGATACTCTTACCGGGAAGTTATTCGATCGAATTCTCATGCCCGGGATACGCCTCGAAGAGGATCGGgcttgaaataaagaaaaattttattacgaGTCTCGTTATATCGCTCGAGAAGAAGGATACTGCGCAACGTCCGAGCAACCGTACCGCCGACATCGCGGAAGCAGACGACTCTTATCGTCTCTTTAACGAATTTAACCGCAAATATCCGAGTATTTCCAAGCTTCATAAAATTGGCAAATACACGAGAAACGGCAAAGAAATAATGGCCCTTGAGATAGGAATACAGAACGACGAGATCGAATTGACCGGTAGACCTTCCGTTATCATCTCCGCGGGCATTGGTCCGGGTGCTCCCGCGACTCGTCATATACTCACCGCATTCGCCACTCAtattctcagcaattacaacaagGATCGTGATATTACCggttacattgaaaaatttaaaatctacGTCGCGCCAAATTTATATCCGCGCGAGACCGATGAAACGCGGACGTGCTCGACCGAGTTGCCTCGGAACGATGTACTCGAATTCCCGATCGGCGCCGAGCTTAATCCTGATTCTCGCATTATCGTCGATTGGTTCGAGAAAGTCAATCCCGTTGTCGCGGTTAATTTTAATACCGGCTCGAAACACGTCGAAATACCGTACGCCGGGGGCATTCTCCGCTCCCTCGCCGACACTTATGTCAAATTCGCTGCTCTTGGCAACTCGAGCTTGCCCTGCAATGCCACCGGTGACGTTCGCATCGCTCCGCGTCCCGCCTCCCTTATGGATTATCTTTACCATTATTTGGGCACGCTCGTGATAAACGCTCATGTCGCCTGTTGCAATACCGACAACGTTCAACCGCTCTCGCGGCGGTACAATACAAACGCCCTCCTGGCTTTACTTAAATCCATTGAGCGGGGCGTCACGGGATACGTCCTTACGGAGGATGACCAACCGATTGCCGATGCCATTATCACCTATGATCGATACGGTCATTTCGTTATTAATCACAAAAATGGGGCATATTGGATACCGTTGTCACCCGGTACTCATACCCTCGCCGTCAACGCTCATGGCTACATTTCCGATACCAAAGTCATCGTTACTCCTGATCTCAACAAATTTTCTCATCTCATGTTCAAGCTTATTCGTGACGAGAGCGTTCTCGGAATGCCCAGATTGGTATTTGTCATTGCTTCCGGTGAGTCAACCGCATACGGCGATCGATTTTCAGCACACTACTTGCCCCGGATATCGTCTTTCTCCCATCTCATATGTtacacacattttcacaggtataaTATGTCTGGGAATCGTCGTTCTTGCGGTTTGCTGTTACGCGAGGTGCCAACCACGGAGAAACGCCCCAACAAACAATTGGAGAGAATACGCTTTTAGTCTTCTCGGCGATGGTGCTAGTTTTTTCGACGACGATGAGAAAGAAGTCGAAATATTTAAACGGCCGGCCAATCGaggtatttttttcgtttcttccctCCATCCGTCCCTCCTCTGCGCCGGCgtaatttcctttttttcaacagCGGAAATAGAAAAAGCCAAGGATGTCATGGTTCAGCAGCGGCCCTACtttgacgacgacgacggcgagCAGGAGGTAGAAAAACAATGCTATTCGAGTTCCGGTGAAGAGAGCGATCTGGAATTTATTGGACCGAACGATCGAGattatgaggaaaaaaaaccgattgTAACGAAAAACTAAGCATACGAAACCGTCCCTTCTTTCAATTAGTTACGTAGTAgataggggaacatggggcaaagtggccacatggggcaaagtggccacccacttttttggggcatttttgaattctggggcaaagtggccactcaCGCAATTCCGATTTCTGGCGGGGCACAGGATCAGTGagaattctatgttttttgagaaattgatagctatttgaggcagagggtgagaatcattttgcgaattactgataaatgtctattttattttaattgacaaaaatcgtacTTATAATGGACTTCATCTTCATCAATACCTGCACATACAAGGTGTGCGCCCATTTTAGGCATGTTTCGCAGCGAATTCAATCTTTGGAGGAATGCGAATAAAGTTAATCGcagaaaatacacgcaacgtccgccgcagacaagaatttttcttttttcatgatctcttttttcttactcactagATTTGCGCGATACGACAGACTCGTGATAATGGCGGTTTTCCCACGATTTGCCCCCGATAAGAACGGGCTTTTGCCACTGgtaatggcaaaatttatccaagtattccgactaattcttttttcatcccatcgaaggagggtacctactatgcctcgtttcttttcggtttatcgcggccttcaatgttccatgcggGAACAGTCTATTACAACGTCTATTTAAccagaagtgacaattatcgattttcaccgcatttgagagggtggccactttgccccaaaaaattttctcgaccaaatgaggaaaaagaggATGAACAAAGAGTTTTAAGATTCAACAATAGTCGAAAGATCATTTATTATCTGATAAAGTGGGCTGGATATTCATTTtcggcatgaaaaaaaatttggcaaaatttatcgaagtattctgactaatttttttttcatcccatcgaaggagggttcgtactatgcctcgtttcttttcgttttatcgcatccttcaatgttccatgcgAGAACAGTCAATTCCAACGTCTATTTAAccagaagtgacaattatcgattttcatcgcatttgagggggtggccactttgccccaaaaattttttttttcaaaattcgagcaaTAAGGAGGTGGAATCAGTTTGgggacataaaaataagtaaatgaccATGTGCTACCCGACAAAACTCCTTAAATTCCTTAagtgggccactttgccccatactcCCCTAATGTTAtttaaaagtttgaaaaaaaaaaaaaaaaaaaaaaaattgtctcatCGGGAAGAAACCAACTCTCGggtatttttacaattttatatttttatcgcaCGTAAATTAGTGCATGAAATTGCGCGAATACACGTACGTAGAGACTGCGAAGCgataacgataatttatatattatacaAACTTTTGTAAATCCAAAAGACGAAGATACGAGCGAGGGGAGGAGGGAGAAAGGAGATGGGAAGTAAATCTATTGAAAACGCTGCGTGAAGCGATGGTACATCGAGCAACATTCGACCACCAGAACcagtgaaaatatatattttatgaataaacGGCGCTTCCACCAATTCTTTTCATACCATCATTATTGTTTATTGATATTATTACACAATGGTATTGTTTTACTTAATTTATATGGGTATGATATATCGCGTTTTATAACGTTAAGCATAACAAAATTCGAGAGGCACGTGTTGCACGATTgcatacattattttttcttttatacgtGTAAGAAAGAGATCGGAGGGCCTACATTTTAACCGCGTTGTTTCatatttcatataaaaatatacattcctacaatttttacgttcgTTTCACACAACCCGTAAGCATATCCAGTCTTTCATATCTTGTTCCCCCCTTCCCGACTCAGTCGTCGTCTCAATGGTTCAAACTTGtttggagagagaaaaaaaaaagaaaaaataaaaaatagctaCCGTTTTAACCTCGATCGAACGTTTAATACTGTTTATccttataataaaaatacatcgaaatttttatccgaGGTATTAATCCATATTTTACATGGTGCAGTCGGGCCATATGGCTTATGACCCCGTTACGAGTATCGTCAATAAATCGGTAAAATAAAAGACAAATTATAAATTTGCTACCGTGGATGCGTATGCGTACATCGATGTACGGGCGATTAAATCGTGTCacaatttgaaaaacgttatttATTCGCAAAATAACCGACCGTATAATATATAATAGCctaataattcaaataaatgcacTTTCTTAACCAaattaaaatggaaaatatctGATGATCTCGGTGAAAGTGTGCGAATAAATATTACTATCTCATCGAATACTTGATTTTCGTAAGCAGGCCAACTGAGTacccaaagaaaaaaataaccgaAACAAGCAAGCACCAATTTCTATTGaatgtaaaaaacaaaaaggatATTCGAAATGTTTGTTTGTGGCGAGATAGGGAAAACGGCTTATccgcaaaaatttttctcggGACTTTTGCATAGCATCTAGAACTTGTCCAATTACACGAATAAGATTGTGTATTGTGAAATTCAAGTACAAAAGTTGTGCGCTAGGGGAATCGCACAGGCAGTTGATGATGAACACTTTGTATGAATCGGTGTCCGTAGCAGGCTCGAGCATCACATAGAGGGCGGAAAGTACGAATCGTATAGAATGTTCCACAATATAGCAGCGGTCATTAGTGCGGTATAAGTGACTATGCTTGCCCACCAAACAGCCTTTTCCCATGTTTTAACCTCGAGATTCCGAAGAACATTAATACCAACGAGAAGCCCGGCAATCGCACCGGTGAGATGCGCCACGTAACCGATCTGATCGTTGGTGCCGAGGACGTATCGATAATAAACTGCTTGAGTAACATCGACGATCGTTATTACGAGAAAAACACACAACTGAAGAATGGCAAATTCCATTTGAGACCAATTCATCAGGATGGTTGCGACGTGAGCGGTTATCAATGCGTAGACGCCACCCGAGGCACCGGCCAAAAATACTCCCGGATCTGAGACGGAAGTACCCAACGAACCGGCAACCACGCCGGCTAGATAAATTACAAGAACGCGCCACCATTTGTGTACCATTTCCAACGGAATTCCCAGCATAACCTGGACCAGCAGATTCACGACCAAATGGAACGCACTGAATAacagagagtgagagagagagagagagagagagagagagagagagaggaagaggtagagaaagagaaagtgaggaaagaggaaaagaaaaaaaaatatttcttgttTGTAATATTTTGTACTCTTGCCAACAGACGCGTGTGTGCGTCATTTTTCAATCTCAGATTATAATGAGCAAGCGTTCGCGATGACCTCGAGCAATTTAACGATATAAATCGAGCAAACGAGTCGCTTCGCTGGATATGGAATTCGTTTGAGAAACGATTGTACATCGATTGGATGGacaaatagataaaaaaattgattgactCACCCCACATGGACGAACATGTAGGTCAGATACCTCCAGGCCTGATATCGCTTGTAAGGATTATAAATGAAAACAGTAGCGGCTGATCCCTCGACGGTCGGCACCTTCTGATTTATGGCGTCATACATGAACAGAATGATCTCGATAATggatattattatcattgctACAGCAGGAGGCCTACAGCTGTATTCTTCCTCGTATTGTCCGTCCGGCGAGTCACTCGAGTAACGCGCCGTTTGCGTACCCCCACTCCCCGACACACACGGTCTTTGAGGCACCATTTTATGAACGTATCTTTGTAAATAATGTCCAAACACTCCTTGCATGTCTTTTCTATGAATctgcaatataaaaaaacaatcaagattgtaacatttttgtatatttccCAATCCTCGGATCGTCGCATCGTCGTATTACCATAGCTATGAACTCAGGGAATTCTAAATATCCGGAATCATCCAAATCGGCTTTGTCCATCATCAATCTCACCACTCTTGCCGGAATATCATTGGAATAAGTAGATCCGTGGACCATTGCTTTGAGTTCTTGATAAGATATTCGCCCGTCGTTGTCCAAATCGTACTTGGCAAAGATCTCTCTCCaatgctaaaaaaataatcattgcgTAGAATattccattattttatttgcaaCCTGGGCGCTCTTGTAACGGACAATGAAAAAACTCATCAACTTACAGCGTCGTTGTATCTCAGGGGTATCGTCACTCCGGACTGTTGGTCCTGTCCGCTTGCCATTCTAACCAGTTTGAAGCTTCTGAAACGTCATCGATAGAGTAATGTTTTACACATAGTccatacaaattttcatattagaACCCGCAAATACCAAAATCTGCTTCGATCGATCGAGTATACGATACCGTGTGCTCTTGAATATTAAACACGCAGCGAGGTCATTGACCACCGATGTTAAAACAACAACTCTCACGGTCGGCCGAGACAATTGCagatgacaaaaataaaaggttCCATCAAACGGTTGTCGAATATAACTGTCAACGTGACGACGACGATATAGCAACCG
Proteins encoded:
- the LOC122406694 gene encoding carboxypeptidase D-like — its product is MTPYGFLLGLCALASLSNGQNLISEGSTPIEDFIWPPRYTHYENLTTLFCGLVNEYPNLAKLHSIGKSVEGRDLLVLEISENVKNRGLLEPMVKYVANMHGDESVGRELMVYLAQYLLRNYHTDERIAKLVNHTDIFIMPSMNPDGFEKSHEGNCDSNSDWSGRENANKMDLNRDFPDQFDSRSNRIPSGGSIVDGRQNETAAMMAWIVSQPFVLSGNFHGGAVVASYPYDSGTSRPRDIESKSPDDELFKYLARLYASNHVEMRKGNSCPPDNFTNGITNGAYWYEVVGGMQDFNYAHSNALEITFELSCCKYPNASSLPEHWRMNKEPLLKYLEQAHIGIKGLVLNENNQPIEVAQIMVEGISHNVTTTNRGEYWRLLLPGNYKISASAWGYQTSEPKIVTVAGNEPNIVNFVLRFDSSLEQERKNKNLEKVNKRKDEYGFIRETKFVHHGYKNMYEYMKELNEEYPSITRLYSVGRSVEGRELYVMEVTSNPGEHDPNKPEMKYIGNMHGNEVVGRELMLLLLKYMCENYEIDERITKMVNGIRLHVMPSMNPDGYEISQLGDVFGVVGRANARKVDLNRNFPDQYGETEFNRVQEPETRAVMDWIEKIPFVLSANLHGGALVANYPYDDGPSFGSYSNPSPDDAIFRALALAYSNAHTRMHLGKPCPPLPGSPPGLLEERFPLGITNGAAWYSVSGGMQDYNYLHSNDFEITLELGCTKYPRAEELPNLWLENREALLVLIEMSRKGVHGLVRSSIGNPIPRARITVEGIDHDIYTASQGDYWRLLLPGNYNVTASAFGYEASTRAITVPEAGSREATLDFTLMRDDNDHWSSAYDFRQTINMRNGYLQNSELNARLSELENRNPETAEFKAGDSLISMAIHSLKVTHSMGAPEEKKFHIALIGGLYASQPIGREMILRMATHLLTGDRIGDPPIMKLLDNAVLHFIPGLDPNFHRVPDHCNPLVVNDEVGKILISQEDEDAEGLDAVTNSFRRLLRNEAFDGIVTFSGGKIAVGHTESKGENENVFRAMAASYRSQMSMKKCQLPNNDSLLLANYIKRKYDIPVIDLSLTCCKYPPGDMISTIWRENLVPLKDLLMKLGTGVIAVIQSARGEPLRDAKVRIESSTYRVSGNMAYFKKILLPGSYSIEFSCPGYASKRIGLEIKKNFITSLVISLEKKDTAQRPSNRTADIAEADDSYRLFNEFNRKYPSISKLHKIGKYTRNGKEIMALEIGIQNDEIELTGRPSVIISAGIGPGAPATRHILTAFATHILSNYNKDRDITGYIEKFKIYVAPNLYPRETDETRTCSTELPRNDVLEFPIGAELNPDSRIIVDWFEKVNPVVAVNFNTGSKHVEIPYAGGILRSLADTYVKFAALGNSSLPCNATGDVRIAPRPASLMDYLYHYLGTLVINAHVACCNTDNVQPLSRRYNTNALLALLKSIERGVTGYVLTEDDQPIADAIITYDRYGHFVINHKNGAYWIPLSPGTHTLAVNAHGYISDTKVIVTPDLNKFSHLMFKLIRDESVLGMPRLVFVIASGIICLGIVVLAVCCYARCQPRRNAPTNNWREYAFSLLGDGASFFDDDEKEVEIFKRPANRAEIEKAKDVMVQQRPYFDDDDGEQEVEKQCYSSSGEESDLEFIGPNDRDYEEKKPIVTKN
- the rho-4 gene encoding protein rhomboid isoform X3, encoding MASGQDQQSGVTIPLRYNDAHWREIFAKYDLDNDGRISYQELKAMVHGSTYSNDIPARVVRLMMDKADLDDSGYLEFPEFIAMIHRKDMQGVFGHYLQRYVHKMVPQRPCVSGSGGTQTARYSSDSPDGQYEEEYSCRPPAVAMIIISIIEIILFMYDAINQKVPTVEGSAATVFIYNPYKRYQAWRYLTYMFVHVGAFHLVVNLLVQVMLGIPLEMVHKWWRVLVIYLAGVVAGSLGTSVSDPGVFLAGASGGVYALITAHVATILMNWSQMEFAILQLCVFLVITIVDVTQAVYYRYVLGTNDQIGYVAHLTGAIAGLLVGINVLRNLEVKTWEKAVWWASIVTYTALMTAAILWNILYDSYFPPSM
- the rho-4 gene encoding protein rhomboid isoform X2 → MCVRARSSKQHIRRKVAGRSFKLVRMASGQDQQSGVTIPLRYNDAHWREIFAKYDLDNDGRISYQELKAMVHGSTYSNDIPARVVRLMMDKADLDDSGYLEFPEFIAMIHRKDMQGVFGHYLQRYVHKMVPQRPCVSGSGGTQTARYSSDSPDGQYEEEYSCRPPAVAMIIISIIEIILFMYDAINQKVPTVEGSAATVFIYNPYKRYQAWRYLTYMFVHVGAFHLVVNLLVQVMLGIPLEMVHKWWRVLVIYLAGVVAGSLGTSVSDPGVFLAGASGGVYALITAHVATILMNWSQMEFAILQLCVFLVITIVDVTQAVYYRYVLGTNDQIGYVAHLTGAIAGLLVGINVLRNLEVKTWEKAVWWASIVTYTALMTAAILWNILYDSYFPPSM
- the rho-4 gene encoding protein rhomboid isoform X1, with product MRRMRFVNILRGGYEKKKKKKKRNNNLETRKMNTFGVHRMMRQISEISYVGSFKLVRMASGQDQQSGVTIPLRYNDAHWREIFAKYDLDNDGRISYQELKAMVHGSTYSNDIPARVVRLMMDKADLDDSGYLEFPEFIAMIHRKDMQGVFGHYLQRYVHKMVPQRPCVSGSGGTQTARYSSDSPDGQYEEEYSCRPPAVAMIIISIIEIILFMYDAINQKVPTVEGSAATVFIYNPYKRYQAWRYLTYMFVHVGAFHLVVNLLVQVMLGIPLEMVHKWWRVLVIYLAGVVAGSLGTSVSDPGVFLAGASGGVYALITAHVATILMNWSQMEFAILQLCVFLVITIVDVTQAVYYRYVLGTNDQIGYVAHLTGAIAGLLVGINVLRNLEVKTWEKAVWWASIVTYTALMTAAILWNILYDSYFPPSM